TTCAAAGCTTATAATGTGGTAACCAGCAGCGCAATGCTTCCATTAATTTCCAAACTCCCCGCGCGAGGAAGTAAAGTACAGGGTGCAGAAACCATAAAGCCACGCCAAAGCAGAAAGCGTTTAAGCCTGTGAGTCTGTGCTTTTGATCTGTTTACCTATAACACTTCCGCAGGAGAGGTGCATCAAAGCTTAATCATCAATATTTCGGAATGTTATAGCGTTAATATGCTATAATAATGTTAAAATTAGACATGCGATCACGACGTCAAAAAGAGTTATCACAACGAAGTAGCGTTCGAAATTCCCGAGAGGGTCGTGAGAAATTGTCGCTACTTGGCGTGTGCGAGCGTAGCTGGATCGATTTCAATCCGGCAAGCGCTTCTCCCCGAGGACGCTTGAAGTACGTTatagatgcgcgcgcgcgcgtgtgtgtgtgtgtgtgtgtgtgtgtgtgaatgcTCCGTGTGTGGTGTGTGTAGAAACCGATTATCCCCCATCGCAAACGTGTAACCCACTTAAGTCCTGAAACTCGAATTATCGAACGTTCCCAATTTCATTTTCTGACTTTTGCAATTGAGTAGCATGGTTTTTTCTCAAATTATGGTTTAAAATCATATGCATGTGCTGCGAGCAATGTACGTAATCGCGAACTTTTTGAAGCGTTATAATTTGCAAAGGTAAAATTTCACGTCCGAGTTGTAGCGGCaaagttttattaaaacaagCTCTGAAAAGCCGAGGAGACAAAGTTTAGCTTATCCGCGCAACGCCGGAGCTTGATTTCTGTATACATCATCACTCGTCCAAATGAATTACAAGTACAAGCTTTACATAAACGCATTATAACGTCGCGTATGCTTCATTCAGAAAAGCGTGCAGTTTCTTTCAAATCATCGCGAAAGCCTCGTCCTCTTAAATGCGGACTCGATTATGAAGTAGTTTTATATATATCCGAAGTTATTAAATCTCTACTCGCAGTAGTCTGGCACTGCACCGACATAtgttttattctttttaattcTTTCCGCCGTGTCCGGAAAGTAAATTAAAACGCTTCCAATTTACATCTCTTTGCCTATTTTTccatatgaaaaataaacccGTTTCATTCGGAGACTAGGTGAAAAAGCGATGCCTCGCTCTCGAAGCTCCAGTGCGTTGAATTTCGCATATAGCCCTTATACCCTCCACCCGCGCCGCGTCGCTTTAActatttatcgaaaaaataatCTCAATCCTCCGTATACGAGCTACAAACTcactataattatatacagGTCAAAGGAATTCGAATCGCGACACCCACTGCAGACTCTCTTCGGCGAACTGCGCTGCTGTCAAGCGAAGCTCGCTATTGAAAACTTTACACCGCGCAGAAACCCTCTCGGCAAAAGTCGAAACGAAATGTCAAGGCGACAGGAGCCAGGTCTGCGCTGCTCTGTATCCTCCTATATGTCCCGTAGGAGAGACGTCGCGCCCGCATTCCGAAATCGCTCAAACATTTCGGCTGCTGTATATAACTCGGTGCACGCGCGGAGTTTGTAGGTATTCGTCCCGCGCGACGATGTGCTTTGTGCGTATCTCCGCCCGTGTTGTATAGCTGATGTGCATATAGGTACGGAAGGACGTGAGCTCCTGGAATCTGCAGGTTACACACACGTCTTGCGCCGATCGACGCGCTCTATTGCAATAATGGCTAGATATAACGGGGTAAATTTGCCAGCGCGCTTTGTATACGTACAAGTGTTTAGCTCGAGTGTTTTGCTTGTTCCGCTCTGGCTCTCTGATGCCGCTACTTCCTCTATAAGCAGTCGGCCGAATAATTAGAGCTTGCCGGATAATCTCGTGCATCGCAGTAGTGGTATGTATTACGATTTCGATGTTTCGTGTTCATTCGAAATGTGTAGGCaatctttattttataatgagAATGCGCAGATGAGCAATGTAATTTCTGATTATCGGATTATTACTGTatttaaatttcgcgcgctaCTTTCAAAAGGTATCAAATATATAAACTTGGCAACGtctcaaaagaaaaaatgtctGCACAGCCGGCATCGCTGTCAGCTTTCAGCTTTCTTTCGGCTTCTTGCGCGAGTTGGCTGTTGATGGATAGCgctctcgtcgtcgccgtTTGTTTGTTTTCATCAGTACTGATCAGTACTTGCTCTCTGGCCTATGATGCTGTGACGCGACCGTTTAACTCATCGCGATATAAGACTAATTAAATTCGAGTAATTTTACCTACCGTTAAATCTGTCGAAAGTACATATAGatacaattattataactTGAAGTATGTACGTTGAAACTAACCTTCAAGCACATCAAAAGACCTGTTGATCGTTACTGCTGTATCGTTATTGCCAACGTACCCCTTTATCAGCTTTGTCAACAATAACACTTCATTTGTAATGCTTCAGAAATAGACGATGGATATACACCAGTACATCGAATCGCAAACCCGCAATAACGAAGaccaaaaatttaaaagtaagccgaaattcaaaaaagttaaaaaggATAAAAAGCCCAAAAAGTCTCCTCAGGAAAAGGGAGAGAGACCCGTAATGTTGGTTAGTAAATACATACTGTTTCCTTCATCTCTTTATTCTTTAATGGATTGtatattacataaatatttgttCAGGACATAAGCAATACAGAGTCAGTTAGCGATGaacaaaattcaaaaccaaGGAGATCCAAAAAAAAGGTGACTTGATTGAGTTATTGAATTGTAAAGTCATATCATACTAATATCATCTTATTTTTCAGTCAACCCCACAACAGCCAATTGCAAGTCAAGACAGTATTGAAACGACTACTCCCGTCAGACAACAGTTTTGCGAAATAATACCGAGTGTAAGAGAGGTATAAAATCCCATCTTTTGATCAAATGTCAATTGTTTCAATGAgaaatatgattttaaaacttttatcattCTTTAGGTAAGCGGAGGTTATAATACCCAAAGCAATGAGGTCATTGAGAAGCGACACAGAGCAAATCAAAAGCAATTACGAATGTCCGAAGAGAGTGgtaatgtaagaaatgcaccTTCACTGGATGCTACAGGGACCACATTCTCTTCAGAGACAACCGACTCTTATAAAACAGCTCTGCAAGATTCCTTGAATACAAGACCTCTTGATCAACGACAAAATACAAGTACGGGTATAAAAGACAATCTTTTAGAAAGATACaagaaaaatgctttaatCAAAGGTCTATTAAAAGATGCTGCTAATAACTACCCTGACAAAGATGAATCATCCACGGAGTGTTCATCAGATTTCATGGACGCTTCTGCATCCATGAACGATATACAAATAGAAATGGGACGTTTGAATATCAAATCAGATAAGGACAACATGTCTGACGAACTAATAGTTAGACTACTTCAAAGTAAAGAAGATGAAGATGTGTACGAACATCCCTTAAGACATGTTCGTAACGATCCTGAGTGGAGAAGACGCCGGTTACAACGTCAAGGTATAGAAGTAACTCAAACTCCAAAAGATTATTTCATGAATCTCGATGATgacaattttgtttttgacACGAAAAAATAACGAGCGGTTTGTTTAAATATGATTAGGATACTTCAATTTaagtacaatgattttttcaattcatgatttgaattttgttatttcaaaAGTTACTCGCAATTACAccttttttgaattttttgtacTTAATTAggcattattttataattagatttttcaattttcaaattttatttagttctgCTTAGTAACTAAAAGAATTtacttgtttttattattattattattatttttttaatagaaacACTAGCTATGATTTTTATCGCATCAATGAACTTTATTATCATCAAATTACAGGAAATAATTTTGCTGTATTACGcaattaatcaataaattgtTAGGTTGGCTCGATCTCTAATATTGTAGGAGCGCGTAGGTAGAATTTCATAGTCAATTATGACTTGAATTCAAAATACTTTGTGGAGAACAGTGAAAACTTATGAGGTTCTTTAATGCGCAGATTTTTATAGTTCCTGATAAAAAGTACAAACTGCTACGTAGGTACTTTAACAGATTGACAGATTAGACTAAACTTTTATGGCTTATTAAGTATTGAAATCGGGTAGGTAAATGATACTGTGGTAAAACGTTACCTTTGCTCGATCGACTTTTGTTAGAGCTGTTAGTTGATTTTCTATGATCGTAAACaaagattttattattaatttgacgCTACCGTGCTCCCTTATAAACGTTTGAGGAAAACCCTTCGAAAACGTAGTAGCTAACCGTGTTTTAcgaattttttagaaatactCGGGTgaaaatcttcaaattattcatGATTTTTCGTAACTGGAAGCATTCAACAGCGATACGATAAAATCACGCAAATTACGCGTAGTTATCAATAATCTCCGTTTCCTTTGGAACGTAATTTTGGCCACCTGTGTTAATAGAGTCGTGCGAAATTTAATTCGAATCATTAAATTAGTCGCGTTGGGACAGCTGTAGAGATAAGGCCGAGCTTAAATTTAGCAAATCTATATCGGAAAGTAACGTACCTGCTGCCCGTCATCCGAaggatttatttatatattcgaGCAAAGATCATCTACATGTGTGCTGATGTAAAACATTCACTCAGCATTGATGATTTATGGGTATTTCACAAAGGATATCCTTTTCCTGTACCTACATATCTGCAGTACCAGTATTGAATAAGTGAATTTCGTTAGGCGTACGTAGATTGTAAAGGGCTGCACGGTGGCGTTCGTGGCAAGTATCGGGATCTGACTAATAAACATTTGTAACtaagaaaagttttttttttcgtttaaaaTTGGTTGGCAATGTTGTCGTTTCCGTTACTCTACACAACTTTCTTTCGCAAGAGCTAAGGCAAACTGTGATACAGACTTTAACGAACAATGTACAGAGAATTTTCCAGAGacgtaatatatttatatcaaTGTTGctcattattattgtttacacATTTAACGCTATATCGATGCAATAGTTACAagtctacaaaaaaaaatatatatatatatatatatattgtacacACATTGATAATAAATTTCGCACTTTTTGAAGCATAAATTTTTCTTCGTTATTTCCCGCACATCGGCAGGTGATCCATAAGAACTAACAAAACTAACGAATTCCACGACTATGCTTTAGCGGTGTCGCAAAATCGCATGCATTCAAATTATCAATATGCGAATCGTCCATAGAGACTCTCGAAGGTCTCGCCAAGATTCGGAAAATCTACATAGTATATTCTAGTTTCGATCGATCATcgaaatcaaaataaatccTATTATATACGGTACTTAAACACTGTTCGTGTGTATATAGATACGAGAGGAATCATGCGAAACCCAATACCTCAAGATGAACAAAATAAACAATGGTCGTCGCAAAGCGACCGTTGGACAatgtcgcgcgctcgcacgtGTTGTTATTCCGGCTCGATTGAATTGTCTGCGGATATAGATATAGGCGGCATCTCCGTCGTTCGTGGAAAGAGGCTCGGCACTTCCGTGCGCGCTCGATCCATTGTTTTTTCGTGTCTTCTCGTTCCACACAGGCATGAGTATTCTCGCGTGCACGTAACCGCGACGACAAAATCGCGCGCGTGGGCGCATCTCCGCGATCCGCATCAGAATCGGCCGTGTGCGCGGTTACGCTGCATCGCAGTCGCGTTTGCATAAGCTGCGTGCGCAGCTTGTTTTCCGATAGGAAAAATCGGCAAGGCGCGCTGATACATTATAATTGGCCCGACCATATATATCGAGAGTGCCGCctgccgcgcgcgtgtgtcgaTAGCTGATTATacgtgcgtgtatgtatatgccATGCATCGCTGTACCGTCGGCtaaagagagaggggggggggggagattTATTATTCGCCGTTTCCGCGAATAATCGCGCCAATAATTGCGATCGTCGTAAACGCCTTCGATGCATGCAATTTTGGCGCGTATTTGGCAGAATCCAGAGGCTCACTTGAATATTGAAATAGTTAATTGCGCTGCGCTGGTTTTCAAAcgtacaacaaaaaaaaaacacagagcACGCGTAGTTTGTACCCCCCGACACTTGTGTATGATGAGCGTGGCGAAAAACATGTTTACCCCGAAAAACGTTCTAGAAAATATTCACGCGTGTGATATCCGGTGGCAATGTTCCCCAGAGCGTAAATATCGCTCTCGCTAtttggaagaaaaaaaatgaatataatgaaaatgaaaataaaacgcatatacatatagcgcTCGAGAGAATATAACCCCCCACAAAGCGGCTCACCTGATCGGGCCAAAGATAGGCGGTATCTCTGCGTATAATAACGAGCAGTATTGTATACAGAGCGTTTCCGCACACTGCGCCGAACGCGCTATATACATACGCGATCCCGCAACGGAGACAGGCGTtatgccctctctctctctctctctctctctctctctctctctctctctctgtctctcttgtCGCCCGCGCTTACGCAGGTGCGCGCGGGTGATTTTCCTTTTGTGCGTTATTACAAGTGCGGGGAAAAGACGAGCTTTgacgacaaaagaaaaaagccgTATGCGCGCGCTCGGGGTAAATAACGCGCCGCGAACTTTACATGTATACAGCTCGTCGTCGCCTCGCTATTCTTGGATCTTGTCGAATCATCCTGATGTCGATCTCCCCACGCGAGCGCGCACCTCTTTTGTGTATTTTCCACTCGCGGGTGTAAATATTGTTGTAAAAGAGCTGACGCGCGCCGCATCATGTAAGTTGAAGAAACTTCCTCTCGCGTCGACTGCCTCTGTAGCGGGAGTCGATGTAATTGATTCCTGCAGTCCGTCTGCGTCGAGCATCGACGTTTGGGTACACTTAAGCTCTCCACTCCGTCCTCGAGTGCGCTCGCGAGCGTTTTCCAGGGATCGCGCGCacgagcgtgtgtgtgcagAGCGTTACGTACAAGCGTATAAGAGCTTTTGGAAGGAAacgcctctctctcgctcgcgcgcgcgttttgaaTAAAACGAGCAGGTTTTTACCGTCCGTCTACGCGTGCCCCAAGGCTTCGATAAATCAttgattcgcgcgcgctcgcatgCAACAGGACATTCATAAAACATAAGTCCGCGCGCACGCAGTGCGCTTTACGTCGACGCTaccatcgtcgtcgtcgtcgcataTGAGGCTTGAAATATGCTAATGAACgccgttctttttttctctccgctaGCTCGCTCGCATCCAGCCTATCAGGCTTACACGCCTATCGCGACACGGTCCTGTAACAGTTTTTACAATCGGAAACTTCCAAATCTTCGCAAGCTGCTTGTAACGCCGCGAGAGATGTAAAATCGTTCCGTAATGTTTGGCCTCGATTTCGCacagaggcgcgcgcgcacggagTGCTCATAATCGCTGACAATAGAAATCATGCGCTCGGTTCCGGATCGCGCGCACACAAACGCTATTTTGTTTGCCCGCGCGCTTTCAATTTTGCCGCTCAAACATTGCATCAGCAGCGATCGACTCGATCGAGCGCAGCGGCTCTATATTTAGCGAATAATGCTTCCAAGATACGATTTCCGAGCAAACAGTTTCTTCCCCTTGATGCTGGCCCACCGATTCATTGGTACATCGCAGCTGTGTATAGATATTGCAAATTTCCTCCGACAGCTCTGTTCCGCGGGGATAATAAGCCTCTCGCGCGGTGCCCGTAATCGATTTACGCTCGGCGCGATCCTAATTCTCTTATACTCGCTAGAGCGGTGCTCGGTGCTATGCGTACCTCCGTATGGCTGATAGAGCCTGCAGAGCAATCAGATTTCGTTCGCGGGAAAGGGCAGCTCTCAGATGGGCTCGAGCTTACAAATTTCTACTCGGGTGCATAttcgagtatatatatatatctcgcTGATGATAATTCGATATCAGCTTATACCACCTCCGATAGCGCtaatgtgcgtgtgtgcgccgATGTATGCGCCTGATGCGGAGTGGAGGAGAAAGGAGGTGATGGAAGATATTGGGGTGTCGCGATATTAgatcttctctctcactctgtctCTCGGTTTATTAAGGTCGCGCACCGTTGCAATGCAGCGTTGATTGATTCTCTCGCGCCGATAAGAATTTATGTAGCCTCTGCGTGTGTAAGCTAGATACTGGATCGATAGGATTTCTCGGCAGGGCTTCTGATGTTCGCGATGCTTGACGAGATGATTTCCGCTGTGCCTGCGGATATAGCTATCATATTGTACACTTGGCAATATCGAGCTATACTTCCGCAGTGCGTTTACGATCATGGGATGCGTCGAAGTCGCGCACGATCGCTGGATTTATGTGTGCGCTCACACTTGGACAAATTTTGTATGATAATACATCGCTTCGGCTGTAGAAGACTTTTTTGggccattttttttcttacaaattttgaatttgaCGACGATGACGGCGTTATTGGTCGGATTGCATCAGCAATTGTaacagaatattttcaataaacagCTGGTGATAGTGTAATAAGACCGCTAATTCTTGGATTATTCCTTTCAAGGGGACGTTCGCGTTATCAACAATAAAAGTATATGCATGATATAGGTTTGTCTCTTGCTGTAACTGGCATGTAACTCTCCCGTTGTCtgttttatttgcaagatttAGTTTTGTCGTAAAAAATTAACTGCTGTATAGCACAATTTGGTTATCGGGGCGCGAAAATTGAATCTGCGTTTTTCCTGAAAAACGATTCCAATCCACGCGGTATTACGTCGGTATTTTCAGTATTAATATGAAAATGCGAATTTTTGAATAACAGGTCTGAATGTAAGGAATGGATAGTAAACGAATAACTGATTCAGCAATCCGTTATAAAAGCGATTGCCGCAAAAACAAGCGACATGTATTCATTTTCGGTTATTCTTATTCGGCGTCAGAATATGCATATTTGCCGCAACAATCGAGATATTTTCCTCTTTATTTGGTCTcgtgcaaaataaaaatactataaATGGAGCAAAAACAGCTAGACATTCGCAATGTTTATTCAATGGCACAGGCTTTTTCTCGTAAAGGATGTTAAGATCCGCAGATAAATGCACGCGTGGTCTTCGTACATCAGAAATTATCTGCGATTGCTGAAACAATTTCAGATGAATCTCTGactattgaaaattatttttaatgataaaCTCGCTGTGACGCTCGTCAGGATTTCCTGCTCAGGTGCAGATTACACACTTTTGAGAACTCGCTTGGCACTTCGCGATAATATAAGGTATTTGTGTGCATCAGATATTTAATTAGCCAATCGGGCAGAGCAACATTAGCAAAGTTGAATGAACATGCGGTCGAGATAATTTGAGCGATTACCAGCATATCCTGCACCGTCGACGATTCCTTAGCTCAATGAAATACATTCGATTTGCCCTATCCGCGAATGTACACAACTTTTATTATTGCAAATATCGTTACCTAATACGTATAAGAAGCAACTGTTACTACAAAATGTATGTATGGATAGTTACTTGATTGATGATTAATTTCGAGAATTCAATATTGGAGCGGTAAGTAATAAACGACGTGCGTAGTGACTACGTAAATTGTACGACCAATGAACGTTTCGACGCGGTTATAAGAAAGTCATCATCGTTATTTTGAAATTGCGATATTCGTTCGAATACAGTATAATCCGCTTAtgcaatttcaataaaatggACATCGACGAGTCGATAACACTTTCCGTTTGCTTAAAATGTCAGAAACGTTATACCTTGCATATACGTTACGCgaatccttttttttattatcattctTTTAGTAACGTATATCCACCATAGAATTGTTATGTAAGTTAAGTATTGATCATAAGATACCTGATCCCTATACTCCAGTATCCAAAATTTCCAACGAAATAATCACGTGATCGTCGCTTACACTTTTTGCTTTTTACATATATCCACGTAGATATGTATCATATTTGcagatgtaaaaataaattgttctTCCATTTATTCAGTTGTCTCAGAAAAGACCAATGTAAAGCTGGTGGTACGAGAGCATGTACTACACACATGTGCAAAAACTTGATAATGCGCCAAAGGCTTACATCAATGTCAATAGATACGTTACAACAAACTCGAACGATATATAATGCGTGAATCAATCACGCGCTTATATTAATTGTATGGAGGATTATGATTACGAGTCTATACAGAGATTAAGTGAAAATTTCGCCTACTCACATTCGGTAAACATGCCTCGTTCGTATGTAGTAGTACAAGCACGTTGTGAAGGGCGaagtcgatttttttcctcgataAATTTTCGCGCCAAAGTCGACTCCGCGAGTTCTGAAATAATTCCCGATATATCGATCGGGAATTCGTAATGACAGCTTGACACGAGGACGAGGATACGCGGGAAATTCCGTCGCTTCTGCAGTGTGGCTcacgtttttaaataatcatatatatatatatatatatatatatatatatatatatatatgatacgGTGTGTACTGTAACAAATGCAGATTGCAGAAGTATTTTCAAATTCGATATCGATGCGATCGAGTATATATAAGTATGAGTATATTAACGAACgcgattttctataaatatgcGAATATTCGCAAATTTTTGAACATACGCTTTATCGAAGCATCGTGTAAATGGAACATGTAAAATGTGCTTAAGTGTAGCATGTAACCTTCCCGTAGTTAAATCCTCAAGACGTTTGATGAATCGATTTGTTGATTTGTCTTGATAAAATTGATCTTGCTGAATACTGCTTGATTTCGGTGGTCGATAACATTACACATTACACATCTACCGATATTATAATCTTGAGATAGCCGAACAATTTGCCACGTGATTGCGATTTTTAGAAACTAATTACGATTTTCAAATTTCGTCAATAAGTATCAATCAACGTTGCATTATATACCTGTAGCCGCGTGAGTGCAGTGGAAAATAATGTCAGTTTTTCCCAGAGTTATTAACCTCGCGCATCGGAAAAACATCGTTCTGCAATTTTCGATGACTCTTCCTTTTGCGGAATTTCGCAGTGGAAAAAATACTACATAACCGGAAAACTGTATAACTTCGTATTAAAATGCAACACCATATCTTGCAATCAGCGGCGGTGAAAAACATTCGACAGAGGCCGCGAAAGCTCTATCTAAAAAATCACGCTGAAAGCTCCATGCAAGCTCTTTCAGATACCGCGCGCACCTCGCGCCGATTGGTCAAAATCTCGTATCAGTGGCCAGAtcgatggaaaaaaaaaatcgaaaattctGCAGTGCCATGCCAATTCATCGT
The sequence above is drawn from the Nasonia vitripennis strain AsymCx chromosome 4, Nvit_psr_1.1, whole genome shotgun sequence genome and encodes:
- the LOC100680355 gene encoding uncharacterized protein LOC100680355 isoform X1, which produces MDIHQYIESQTRNNEDQKFKSKPKFKKVKKDKKPKKSPQEKGERPVMLDISNTESVSDEQNSKPRRSKKKSTPQQPIASQDSIETTTPVRQQFCEIIPSVREVSGGYNTQSNEVIEKRHRANQKQLRMSEESGNVRNAPSLDATGTTFSSETTDSYKTALQDSLNTRPLDQRQNTSTGIKDNLLERYKKNALIKGLLKDAANNYPDKDESSTECSSDFMDASASMNDIQIEMGRLNIKSDKDNMSDELIVRLLQSKEDEDVYEHPLRHVRNDPEWRRRRLQRQGIEVTQTPKDYFMNLDDDNFVFDTKK
- the LOC100680355 gene encoding uncharacterized protein LOC100680355 isoform X2, which translates into the protein MDIHQYIESQTRNNEDQKFKSKPKFKKVKKDKKPKKSPQEKGERPVMLDISNTESVSDEQNSKPRRSKKKSTPQQPIASQDSIETTTPVRQQFCEIIPSVREVSGGYNTQSNEVIEKRHRANQKQLRMSEESGNVRNAPSLDATGTTFSSETTDSYKTALQDSLNTRPLDQRQNTNAANNYPDKDESSTECSSDFMDASASMNDIQIEMGRLNIKSDKDNMSDELIVRLLQSKEDEDVYEHPLRHVRNDPEWRRRRLQRQGIEVTQTPKDYFMNLDDDNFVFDTKK